In a single window of the Nocardioides massiliensis genome:
- a CDS encoding Ig-like domain-containing protein gives MGTPPPMARRIRRRGRPVRLLAVTLTGGLALAVLPALPAQAALTAPGNNATVSGRVTITESGASNNCTLGQGSPYSRVEVRRASDNAVVHTARRDDTGTLTTTWNAIGQPRGQYVIRSWIRNSVRSGFLNLGCTNQSESAQPVRTVTLANGSAVDVSLPARVVTGEDLTVTVNTRHASTGVSSALGERPVTIEVPGVGTEEVTTDAAGVASATFDLPDLPAGSLTVTAVAGEDDHYLGSAPGSATTSLAKRATRVFYRGDTRVDPGRTARLEAQLVDATPGSERLGDPLSDEPLSLVFEGQGEEVVTTASGRAIREVAVSGPSRMTTAGAAYAGDGVYAASDDEVVFYVGDDAGTPAPVVHGPIGGLTSLLGSLLGGVTGIVTGTDKPLSLGELVGLLTGGDTPLDDLVSMVDSGVVHLLDSTGLQDLLTQLNDGLVTTVREAGRPVDAIVEGLVSKVRTGTPLDDLLDVTSFQWRSVYVDGDGKRLAREFRARMGVPEPIDVTGDGAPDLLANVSLVTGAVALGYSGSSRGLDLDIDPRGSLTTIVPRLEIARLGDVAAPLPASVQAVLELPGASESFRFGYDAREGTAPRGFRADVVLDDEGAALQVASTASGALKVSGAVDADASAAGAEQRFAAAFSEAPRSATVAVELGSTQNLAASLTTDKPTDIEVSFDDDSGGAKVFRAGVELAQVDGTVSFGLAGDTADGLAASVEADRPLPSLRVEGREVVDGRPVTDLLLGLTDVPRSLAFELGADGQGSLTASAPVTEFEVGYGQNRMIQTLDDPAYLNLVSDTANDTQSIGLKLPGFEGMDLALGDDSGELGIDLRLAPTPLHVVVDQDGLQLDAHVLDAPGRLALALGESGAVTVEGSAPIDLVRIQAHDADGIFDGATDLDLRIEEIPGLLQVQMEGEKVRFGTGGQPIGLLELNAHGGTALPMPTEDGLTVRTGPTGTTLAGRITGLREIEAGLGGMPEVLLDTVAGKVFTLGLEQTDDGGAVTGNVNAVIDHLVPHLRLGLQDDGSGAMSLQYRASEPTNSLSFDFDGLQGSIADPLPASLDVCMAGDEACLPGAGIANPELGTIRFAASEHTTLNLVDPSSGMDVRNLRVRLLELTGSLDIDNGGDVYLNTTEFDGECGFDGCRHPILGGSVRVDLGGAGLRFDPGNGFFAVDAITNLRVRKLLGQPVGLDGVGGTGIVNCVGSTVLDVTAYDIPIIGDITLSVKDALCGVSRTPRTPPAG, from the coding sequence ATGGGTACCCCTCCTCCCATGGCCCGGCGCATACGTCGCCGCGGCCGTCCTGTCCGACTGTTGGCGGTGACGCTGACCGGTGGCCTCGCGTTGGCGGTGCTGCCGGCACTGCCCGCGCAGGCCGCCTTGACCGCCCCGGGCAACAACGCGACCGTCTCGGGTCGGGTCACGATCACCGAGTCGGGCGCATCCAACAACTGCACCCTCGGCCAGGGCTCGCCGTACTCCCGCGTCGAGGTGCGGCGGGCGAGCGACAACGCCGTGGTGCACACCGCGCGGCGTGACGACACCGGCACGTTGACCACGACGTGGAACGCGATCGGACAGCCGCGCGGGCAGTACGTCATCCGCTCGTGGATCCGCAACTCGGTCCGGTCCGGCTTCTTGAACCTCGGTTGCACCAACCAGTCGGAGTCGGCTCAGCCGGTCCGGACGGTCACGCTGGCCAACGGGTCGGCGGTCGACGTGTCGCTGCCGGCCAGGGTCGTGACCGGTGAGGACCTCACGGTCACGGTGAACACCCGCCACGCCAGCACCGGTGTGAGCTCCGCGCTCGGCGAGCGTCCGGTGACCATCGAGGTGCCCGGCGTCGGCACCGAAGAGGTCACCACCGACGCCGCGGGCGTCGCGTCCGCGACCTTCGACCTCCCTGACCTGCCGGCCGGATCGCTCACGGTCACCGCCGTCGCGGGGGAGGACGACCACTATCTGGGCTCCGCGCCGGGCTCGGCCACGACGAGTCTGGCGAAGCGGGCGACGCGCGTGTTCTATCGCGGCGACACCCGCGTCGACCCGGGCAGGACCGCTCGACTCGAAGCCCAGCTGGTCGATGCGACCCCTGGCAGCGAGCGTCTGGGCGACCCGCTCAGCGACGAGCCCCTCAGCCTGGTCTTCGAGGGCCAGGGCGAGGAGGTCGTCACCACGGCTTCGGGCCGCGCGATCCGCGAGGTCGCGGTCTCCGGTCCCTCGCGCATGACCACGGCCGGTGCGGCATATGCCGGTGACGGGGTCTACGCGGCGAGCGACGACGAGGTCGTCTTCTACGTCGGCGACGACGCCGGCACGCCGGCACCCGTCGTACACGGTCCGATCGGCGGCCTCACGTCGCTGCTCGGCAGCCTCCTCGGTGGGGTCACCGGCATCGTGACCGGGACCGACAAGCCGCTCTCGCTCGGCGAGCTGGTGGGTCTGCTCACCGGTGGGGACACTCCGCTGGACGACCTCGTGTCGATGGTCGACTCGGGCGTCGTGCACCTGCTCGACAGCACGGGGCTCCAGGACCTGCTCACCCAGCTCAACGACGGTCTGGTCACCACGGTGCGCGAGGCCGGCCGACCGGTCGATGCGATCGTCGAGGGCCTGGTGTCGAAGGTTCGCACCGGCACGCCGCTCGACGACCTGCTCGACGTCACCAGCTTCCAGTGGCGCTCGGTGTATGTCGATGGGGACGGCAAGCGTCTGGCTCGGGAGTTCCGCGCCCGGATGGGCGTCCCCGAGCCGATCGACGTGACCGGCGACGGTGCGCCCGACCTGCTGGCCAACGTCAGCCTCGTGACCGGCGCGGTGGCCCTCGGCTACTCGGGCAGCTCCCGCGGCCTCGACCTCGACATCGACCCGCGCGGCAGCCTGACCACGATCGTGCCGCGCCTGGAGATCGCCCGGCTGGGCGACGTCGCCGCGCCGCTTCCCGCGAGCGTGCAGGCCGTCCTCGAGCTGCCGGGCGCGAGCGAGTCCTTCCGCTTCGGGTACGACGCCCGCGAGGGCACTGCACCGCGCGGGTTCCGGGCTGATGTCGTCCTCGACGACGAGGGTGCGGCGTTGCAGGTGGCCAGCACCGCGAGCGGTGCGCTGAAGGTCTCCGGGGCGGTGGACGCCGACGCGTCGGCTGCGGGTGCGGAGCAGCGGTTCGCCGCGGCCTTCAGCGAGGCTCCGCGGTCGGCCACGGTCGCGGTGGAGCTCGGTTCGACCCAGAACCTGGCCGCGAGCCTGACCACCGACAAGCCCACCGACATCGAGGTCAGCTTCGACGACGACTCCGGTGGCGCGAAGGTCTTCCGCGCCGGTGTCGAGCTGGCCCAGGTCGACGGCACCGTGTCCTTCGGTCTCGCCGGCGACACCGCCGACGGTCTCGCCGCGAGTGTGGAGGCCGACCGGCCGCTGCCGTCGCTGCGGGTGGAGGGTCGCGAGGTCGTGGACGGCCGGCCGGTCACTGACCTGCTGCTCGGCCTCACCGACGTGCCTCGGTCGCTGGCGTTCGAGCTGGGCGCCGACGGGCAGGGCTCGCTCACCGCGAGCGCACCGGTGACGGAGTTCGAGGTCGGCTACGGCCAGAACCGGATGATCCAGACGCTCGACGACCCGGCGTACCTCAACCTCGTCAGCGACACCGCGAACGACACCCAGTCGATCGGGCTCAAGCTGCCCGGGTTCGAGGGCATGGACCTCGCGCTCGGGGACGACAGCGGCGAGCTCGGCATCGACCTGCGGCTGGCCCCGACGCCGCTGCACGTGGTCGTGGACCAGGACGGTCTGCAGCTCGACGCCCACGTCCTCGACGCCCCGGGCCGCCTCGCGCTGGCCCTGGGCGAGAGCGGCGCCGTGACCGTGGAGGGCTCGGCTCCGATCGACCTGGTGAGGATCCAGGCCCACGACGCCGACGGCATCTTCGACGGCGCCACGGACCTCGACCTGCGGATCGAGGAGATCCCCGGGCTGCTGCAGGTCCAGATGGAGGGCGAGAAGGTGCGCTTCGGCACCGGCGGACAGCCCATCGGCCTGCTCGAGCTGAACGCTCACGGGGGTACGGCGCTGCCGATGCCGACCGAGGACGGGCTCACGGTCCGCACCGGGCCGACGGGCACGACGCTCGCCGGGCGGATCACCGGCCTGCGCGAGATCGAGGCCGGCCTCGGCGGCATGCCGGAGGTGCTGCTCGACACGGTCGCGGGCAAGGTGTTCACCCTCGGGCTGGAGCAGACCGACGACGGCGGTGCCGTGACCGGCAACGTCAACGCGGTCATCGACCACCTGGTGCCCCACCTGCGCCTGGGCCTGCAGGACGACGGCAGCGGGGCGATGAGCCTGCAGTACAGGGCGTCGGAGCCGACGAACTCGCTGTCGTTCGACTTCGACGGTCTGCAAGGCTCGATCGCCGACCCGCTGCCGGCGTCCCTGGACGTCTGCATGGCCGGTGACGAGGCATGCCTCCCAGGCGCCGGGATCGCCAACCCCGAGCTCGGCACCATCCGGTTCGCCGCCAGCGAGCACACCACGCTCAACCTGGTGGACCCCTCCAGCGGCATGGACGTGCGCAACCTGCGCGTCCGGCTGCTCGAGCTGACCGGGAGCCTCGACATCGACAACGGCGGTGACGTCTACCTCAACACCACCGAGTTCGACGGTGAGTGCGGGTTCGACGGCTGCCGCCACCCGATCCTGGGTGGCAGCGTCCGCGTCGACCTCGGCGGGGCGGGTCTGCGCTTCGACCCGGGCAACGGGTTCTTCGCGGTCGACGCGATCACGAACCTGCGGGTCCGCAAGCTGCTGGGCCAGCCCGTGGGTCTCGACGGCGTCGGTGGCACCGGGATCGTCAACTGTGTCGGCTCGACCGTGCTCGACGTGACGGCCTACGACATCCCGATCATCGGCGACATCACGCTGTCGGTGAAGGACGCGCTGTGCGGGGTCTCCCGCACGCCGCGGACCCCACCGGCCGGCTGA
- a CDS encoding CehA/McbA family metallohydrolase, giving the protein MTDPCCAHVGLDGSPSHASAIGRRALLMAGAGVITTAAVATPAAAGPRVRRHRFTGRFTGVGTPDWHYLPVRVPRGVREIEVSYTHSPIDTGLGFSLNVVDLGVFDANGHTGTAAAAGFRGWSGGARKGFHISRRRATPGYLPGPIDPGVWHVVLGPVAIVPPGVAWTVTVTLHFGRPMRRFQPQPPPRRVPRTGPGWYRGDCHTHTVHSDGQETQPALARRALAAGLDFIGSTEHNTSSGSLTWGRHAPAGLLVLPGEEVTTRAGHWLALGLPAGSWIDWRHRPGQRGLAAATQRVRGLGGIAVAAHPFVPIPGTGWEFGHDYADMDAVEIWNGPWTADDEVAVTAWHAMLVTGRFVPVMGNSDTHGPGTPIGTPQTVVHARTLSVPAVVAGLRRGRSWIAESSTVDLSFTVRSGGRTVSCGQRLRATSGARVPVRLVVRGAPHCLVQVIGPLGPLAGAFTGAAGRAEVRVTVPAALVAFVRAEVRRLDGTPEVNPLAGVLGLAMVAMTNPIFLR; this is encoded by the coding sequence GTGACCGACCCCTGCTGCGCACACGTCGGGCTCGACGGCTCCCCCAGCCACGCGAGCGCAATCGGGCGGCGTGCGCTGCTGATGGCCGGCGCCGGCGTCATCACCACTGCCGCGGTGGCGACCCCGGCAGCGGCCGGTCCGCGCGTGCGCCGGCATCGGTTCACCGGCCGGTTCACCGGGGTGGGGACCCCCGACTGGCACTACCTCCCCGTGCGCGTGCCCCGCGGGGTGCGCGAGATCGAGGTCTCCTACACCCACTCGCCGATCGACACCGGGCTGGGATTCAGCCTGAACGTCGTCGACCTCGGGGTCTTCGACGCCAACGGCCACACCGGGACGGCCGCCGCGGCGGGTTTCCGGGGCTGGTCGGGCGGCGCCCGGAAGGGCTTCCACATCAGCCGTCGGCGCGCCACGCCCGGCTACCTCCCGGGCCCCATCGACCCGGGCGTGTGGCACGTCGTCCTCGGACCGGTGGCGATCGTGCCACCCGGCGTTGCCTGGACGGTGACGGTGACCCTGCACTTCGGTCGACCGATGCGCCGCTTCCAGCCGCAACCGCCGCCGCGGCGGGTCCCGCGCACCGGACCGGGCTGGTACCGCGGCGACTGCCACACCCACACGGTCCACTCCGACGGTCAGGAGACCCAGCCCGCGTTGGCTCGGCGCGCGCTCGCCGCCGGACTGGACTTCATCGGGTCGACCGAGCACAACACCTCGTCAGGCTCCCTGACCTGGGGACGCCACGCGCCGGCGGGGCTCCTGGTGCTGCCGGGCGAGGAGGTGACCACGCGCGCCGGACACTGGCTGGCGCTCGGTCTGCCCGCGGGCAGCTGGATCGACTGGCGGCACCGCCCGGGCCAACGCGGTCTGGCTGCGGCGACGCAACGGGTGCGTGGCCTCGGAGGCATCGCCGTGGCTGCCCATCCGTTCGTCCCCATCCCGGGCACCGGCTGGGAGTTCGGCCACGACTACGCCGACATGGACGCGGTCGAGATCTGGAACGGTCCGTGGACCGCCGACGACGAGGTCGCGGTCACGGCCTGGCACGCCATGCTGGTGACGGGGCGGTTCGTCCCGGTGATGGGCAACTCCGACACGCACGGCCCCGGCACGCCGATCGGCACTCCCCAGACGGTGGTGCACGCCAGGACGCTGTCGGTGCCGGCGGTCGTCGCAGGGCTGCGCCGAGGACGGTCGTGGATCGCGGAGTCGTCCACGGTGGACCTGTCGTTCACGGTCCGCAGCGGCGGCCGCACGGTGTCGTGCGGGCAGCGGCTGCGCGCCACGTCCGGCGCCCGGGTGCCGGTGCGGCTCGTGGTCCGCGGCGCACCCCACTGCCTCGTCCAGGTCATCGGACCGCTGGGTCCGCTCGCCGGGGCGTTCACGGGCGCGGCCGGCAGGGCCGAGGTGCGGGTGACCGTGCCGGCGGCCCTGGTTGCGTTCGTCCGGGCCGAGGTACGCCGCCTCGACGGCACCCCGGAGGTCAACCCGCTGGCGGGCGTGCTCGGCCTCGCGATGGTGGCGATGACCAACCCGATCTTCCTGCGCTGA
- the miaA gene encoding tRNA (adenosine(37)-N6)-dimethylallyltransferase MiaA, with product MSRTSPAAPTSYAGPPVVAVVGPTAAGKTALSLDLAEALDGEVVNTDAFQLYRGMDIGTAKVPLAERRGIAHHLLDVLDIERTATVAEFQQWARTAIAEIRARGRVPVLVGGSALYTRAVVDEFTFPGTDPELRARLTAQLEAEGVAAMHARLAEVDPAAAAHIEPANGRRIVRALEVVELTGEPFRATLPPPRYALPGVVQVGVRIDRPTLDQRIERRVAQMWEAGFVAEVETLAAHGLRDGLTASRALGYQQILAHLDGRCSEDEAREQTVHGTRRFARRQESWFTKDDRVTWVAHDDPERVRTAVTAVRTAAARAH from the coding sequence ATGAGCCGCACCTCACCCGCCGCCCCCACGTCGTACGCCGGTCCGCCGGTGGTCGCCGTCGTGGGCCCGACGGCGGCGGGGAAGACGGCACTCTCGTTGGACCTCGCCGAGGCGCTCGACGGCGAGGTCGTCAACACCGACGCCTTCCAGCTCTATCGCGGCATGGACATCGGCACGGCGAAGGTTCCGCTCGCCGAACGCCGCGGGATCGCCCATCATCTGCTCGACGTCCTCGACATCGAGCGGACCGCGACGGTCGCGGAGTTCCAGCAGTGGGCGCGTACGGCGATCGCAGAGATCCGCGCCCGGGGACGCGTGCCCGTCCTGGTCGGCGGGTCGGCGCTCTATACGCGTGCGGTGGTCGACGAGTTCACCTTCCCCGGCACGGACCCGGAGCTGCGGGCACGGCTGACCGCGCAGCTCGAGGCCGAGGGCGTCGCGGCGATGCACGCGCGCCTGGCCGAGGTCGACCCGGCTGCGGCCGCCCACATCGAGCCGGCCAACGGCCGGCGCATCGTGCGTGCGCTGGAGGTCGTCGAGCTCACCGGTGAGCCGTTCCGGGCGACCCTGCCGCCGCCGCGCTACGCGCTGCCGGGCGTGGTGCAGGTCGGCGTACGCATCGACCGGCCGACCCTGGACCAGCGGATCGAGCGGCGGGTGGCGCAGATGTGGGAGGCAGGGTTCGTCGCGGAGGTCGAGACGCTGGCGGCGCACGGGCTGCGCGACGGCCTCACCGCGAGCCGCGCGCTCGGCTACCAGCAGATCTTGGCCCACCTCGACGGACGCTGCAGCGAGGACGAGGCGCGCGAGCAGACCGTGCACGGCACCCGCCGCTTCGCCCGTCGGCAGGAGAGCTGGTTCACCAAGGACGACCGCGTGACCTGGGTCGCCCACGACGACCCCGAGCGCGTACGCACCGCGGTCACGGCCGTGCGCACCGCGGCCGCGCGGGCACACTAG
- the dapF gene encoding diaminopimelate epimerase — protein sequence MSNREVPFVKGHGTENDFVLLPDHDGTALADLSPAQVAWLCDRRAGVGGDGVIRVVRTDATDDPAAVAAREQAEWFMDYRNADGSVAEMCGNGTRVFAQYLVTHAGVDPTGGLPIATRDGVKVATFTDDGRIGVDLGSARVLADTEVSVGERSWPATHVDVGNPHAVVFVDDLDDAGPLHESPAYDEVAYPDGVNVEFVVRRGPEHVAFRVFERGSGETRSCGTGACAVMLATVLADGRVAPAPGEGAVTYRVDVPGGELAVAWTDEEHLVLIGPAVLVASGVAHLPDD from the coding sequence ATGAGCAACCGCGAGGTGCCCTTCGTCAAGGGCCACGGCACCGAGAACGACTTCGTGCTGCTGCCCGACCACGACGGCACGGCCCTCGCCGACCTGAGCCCGGCCCAGGTGGCGTGGCTGTGCGACCGCCGCGCGGGCGTCGGCGGCGACGGCGTGATCCGGGTCGTGCGCACCGACGCCACCGACGACCCCGCTGCGGTCGCCGCGCGCGAGCAGGCCGAGTGGTTCATGGACTACCGCAACGCCGACGGCTCGGTGGCGGAGATGTGCGGCAACGGCACGCGGGTCTTCGCGCAGTACCTCGTCACGCACGCCGGCGTCGACCCCACCGGTGGTCTGCCGATCGCGACCCGTGACGGCGTCAAGGTCGCCACCTTCACCGACGACGGGCGCATCGGTGTCGACCTCGGCAGTGCCCGCGTGCTCGCCGACACCGAGGTGTCGGTCGGCGAGCGGAGCTGGCCCGCCACACACGTCGACGTGGGCAACCCGCATGCCGTCGTCTTCGTCGACGACCTCGACGACGCCGGACCGCTGCACGAGTCCCCGGCGTACGACGAGGTGGCCTACCCGGACGGGGTGAACGTCGAGTTCGTCGTACGCCGTGGTCCCGAGCACGTCGCCTTCCGGGTCTTCGAGCGCGGGTCGGGGGAGACCCGCTCGTGCGGCACGGGCGCGTGCGCCGTCATGCTCGCCACCGTGCTGGCCGACGGTCGAGTGGCTCCGGCGCCGGGGGAGGGAGCGGTGACCTATCGCGTCGACGTCCCCGGCGGCGAGCTCGCCGTCGCCTGGACCGACGAGGAGCACCTCGTGCTCATCGGTCCCGCCGTCCTCGTGGCGTCCGGGGTCGCGCACCTGCCGGACGACTGA
- the hflX gene encoding GTPase HflX codes for MTAHDKNSDTTGAQPVDLSAALDATEGWEDEDWESGYAFVDPDAEPDPEVLTAGEMDLAERHQLRRVASLRTELEDITEVEYRQLRLERVVLVGVWTEGKVEDAENSMAELALLAETAGSEVLDAIYQRRSSPDPATYIGRGKVEGLREIVAASGADTVICDGELAPSQLRNLEDKIGVKVVDRTALILDIFAQHAKSKEGQAQVELAQLSYMKQRLRGWGGNLSRQAGGRVAGGEGIGGRGPGETKIETDRRRINTKIAKLRRELAAMKGTRDTKRTERRRNAVPSVAIAGYTNAGKSSLLNRLTNAGVLVEDALFATLDPTTRRTTTSDGRVYTMSDTVGFVRHLPHQLVEAFRSTLEEVADADLLVHVVDGSHPDPEGQLSAVRAVLADIEAASVPELVVINKADVADPLVLARLRQREPHSVVISARTGEGIEDVLAAIEKELPRPEVSFDALVPYERGDLLNRLHEQGEIEELEHTGDGTRVRGRAHDDLAGALAPYAV; via the coding sequence ATGACGGCTCATGACAAGAACTCCGACACGACCGGCGCCCAGCCGGTCGACCTCTCCGCCGCTCTCGACGCGACCGAGGGCTGGGAGGACGAGGACTGGGAGTCCGGCTACGCCTTCGTCGACCCCGACGCCGAGCCCGACCCGGAGGTCCTCACCGCCGGTGAGATGGACCTCGCCGAGCGCCACCAGCTGCGCCGTGTGGCGAGCCTGCGCACCGAGCTCGAGGACATCACCGAGGTCGAGTACCGCCAGCTCCGCCTCGAGCGGGTCGTCCTCGTCGGGGTCTGGACCGAGGGCAAGGTCGAGGACGCCGAGAACTCCATGGCCGAGCTCGCGCTGCTCGCCGAGACTGCCGGCTCCGAGGTCCTCGACGCGATCTACCAGCGCCGCTCCTCGCCCGACCCGGCCACCTACATCGGTCGCGGCAAGGTCGAGGGTCTGCGTGAGATCGTCGCCGCGAGCGGCGCCGACACGGTGATCTGCGACGGCGAGCTCGCTCCGAGCCAGCTGCGCAACCTCGAGGACAAGATCGGGGTCAAGGTCGTCGACCGCACGGCGCTGATCCTCGACATCTTCGCCCAGCACGCGAAGTCCAAGGAGGGTCAGGCGCAGGTCGAGCTGGCCCAGCTGTCCTACATGAAGCAGCGACTGCGCGGTTGGGGTGGCAACCTGTCCCGTCAGGCCGGTGGCCGGGTCGCCGGTGGTGAGGGCATCGGTGGTCGTGGTCCCGGTGAGACGAAGATCGAGACCGACCGGCGTCGCATCAACACCAAGATCGCCAAGCTCCGCCGCGAGCTCGCCGCGATGAAGGGCACCCGCGACACCAAGCGGACCGAGCGCCGCCGCAACGCGGTGCCGAGCGTCGCGATCGCCGGCTACACCAACGCCGGCAAGTCCTCGCTGCTCAACCGCCTCACCAACGCCGGCGTGCTCGTCGAGGACGCGCTGTTCGCAACCCTCGACCCGACCACGCGACGGACGACGACCTCCGACGGTCGCGTCTACACGATGTCCGACACTGTCGGGTTCGTCCGCCACCTCCCGCACCAGCTCGTCGAGGCGTTCCGTTCGACGCTGGAGGAGGTCGCCGACGCCGACCTGCTGGTGCACGTGGTCGACGGATCGCACCCCGACCCCGAGGGTCAGCTCAGCGCCGTCCGAGCGGTGCTGGCCGACATCGAGGCGGCATCGGTGCCCGAGCTCGTCGTGATCAACAAGGCCGACGTCGCCGACCCGCTCGTGCTGGCCCGGTTGCGCCAGCGCGAGCCCCACAGCGTCGTCATCTCCGCCCGCACGGGTGAGGGCATCGAGGACGTGCTCGCCGCGATCGAGAAGGAGCTGCCGCGCCCGGAGGTCAGCTTCGACGCGCTCGTGCCCTACGAGCGTGGCGACCTGCTCAACCGCCTCCACGAGCAGGGCGAGATCGAGGAGCTCGAGCACACCGGCGACGGCACCCGCGTCCGCGGACGCGCCCACGACGACCTGGCCGGAGCCCTCGCGCCGTACGCCGTCTGA
- a CDS encoding DUF2207 domain-containing protein encodes MGRIIATVVVAVLGFVALLVPVVVEQAAGGDGGSGSDPSVIDTYDAAFEVDADGRLTAEETLEVEMPSGRRGIFRYWDTHGQDGGPRLTPRDIEITQDGGSAAVAMSWENGRRFRVARIGEESVFLPAGIHTYEIDYAVEGALLPSDDGESSVFHWDLIPRGWEMGINGGTITVRLPEAPEGPVECWVGGEPGCVVTGTSSRDLTITVPQLPRRTALTIRAAVPVSPPDLGLPPWSRTWEPVLGTSIWPVGVLLVLGLLTCGYGWRRASAVVEHPPGTPLMYAPPEGIGPVQGHYVVHESTGGHALVATLLHQAEQGLIELEQVDDDTWTVTGLADSAGWRKADPVSRQLAQALGVSHPGGVFSADGSVDSGTTLSTAVAGIDSDAAAWARSDGYIERRGSEAATVLLAIVAAILGGVLAIWNPFHLSLVALPFLAFAAGAVGAIRTGTGTRRTDRGRELWSRVAGFVRILSTDSAEARFDFSARKDLYTAFIPWAVAFDCADAWQRKYEVETGQPAPAPSYVHTAAWVGAGSVGSFSDSLGSFDSALSSSISAYQATQSSSSSGGGGGGGGGGGGGGGSW; translated from the coding sequence ATGGGTCGCATCATCGCCACGGTCGTGGTCGCCGTGCTCGGGTTCGTGGCGTTGCTCGTGCCGGTGGTCGTCGAGCAGGCCGCCGGTGGCGACGGCGGGTCCGGCAGCGACCCGTCGGTCATCGACACCTACGACGCCGCCTTCGAGGTCGACGCCGACGGGCGCCTGACCGCCGAGGAGACCCTCGAGGTCGAGATGCCCAGCGGCCGCCGCGGCATCTTCCGCTACTGGGACACCCACGGCCAGGACGGCGGACCAAGGCTGACCCCGCGTGACATCGAGATCACCCAGGACGGCGGGTCCGCCGCGGTCGCCATGAGCTGGGAGAACGGCAGGCGCTTCCGGGTCGCGCGGATCGGCGAGGAGTCGGTCTTCCTCCCGGCCGGCATCCACACCTACGAGATCGACTACGCCGTCGAGGGCGCGCTGCTGCCGTCCGACGACGGGGAGTCCTCGGTGTTCCACTGGGACCTCATCCCGCGTGGGTGGGAGATGGGCATCAACGGCGGCACGATCACGGTCCGGCTGCCCGAGGCTCCCGAGGGCCCGGTGGAGTGCTGGGTCGGCGGTGAGCCCGGCTGCGTCGTCACCGGCACCAGCTCGCGTGACCTCACGATCACCGTCCCGCAGCTGCCGCGGCGCACGGCATTGACGATCCGTGCCGCCGTCCCGGTGTCGCCCCCCGACCTGGGCCTCCCCCCGTGGTCGCGCACGTGGGAGCCGGTGCTCGGCACCAGCATCTGGCCGGTCGGCGTCCTGCTCGTGCTCGGCCTGCTCACGTGCGGCTACGGCTGGCGTCGCGCCAGCGCGGTCGTCGAGCACCCGCCCGGCACCCCGCTGATGTATGCCCCGCCGGAGGGGATCGGTCCGGTGCAGGGCCACTACGTCGTGCACGAGTCCACCGGCGGCCACGCTCTCGTCGCCACCTTGCTGCACCAGGCCGAGCAGGGCCTGATCGAGCTCGAGCAGGTCGACGACGACACCTGGACGGTCACGGGCCTCGCGGACTCCGCGGGTTGGCGCAAAGCCGACCCGGTCAGTCGCCAGCTTGCGCAGGCACTCGGCGTCAGCCACCCCGGCGGGGTCTTCTCCGCCGACGGGTCGGTCGACTCCGGCACCACTTTGAGCACCGCGGTGGCGGGCATCGACTCGGACGCCGCGGCCTGGGCCCGCTCGGACGGCTACATCGAGCGCCGCGGGTCGGAGGCGGCGACCGTCCTGCTCGCCATCGTCGCCGCGATCCTCGGCGGTGTGCTGGCGATCTGGAACCCCTTCCACCTCAGCCTGGTGGCGTTGCCGTTCCTCGCCTTCGCCGCCGGAGCGGTCGGTGCGATCCGCACCGGCACCGGCACCCGACGTACGGACCGCGGGCGCGAGCTGTGGTCGCGCGTGGCCGGCTTCGTGCGCATCCTCTCGACCGACTCGGCCGAGGCGCGCTTCGACTTCAGCGCCCGCAAGGACCTCTACACCGCGTTCATCCCCTGGGCGGTCGCGTTCGACTGCGCCGACGCGTGGCAGCGCAAGTACGAGGTCGAGACGGGGCAGCCTGCCCCCGCCCCGAGCTACGTGCACACCGCCGCGTGGGTCGGGGCCGGCTCCGTCGGCTCGTTCTCCGACTCGCTGGGCAGCTTCGACAGCGCGTTGTCCAGCTCCATCAGCGCCTACCAGGCCACCCAGTCCTCCTCGTCGAGCGGCGGCGGAGGCGGCGGCGGTGGCGGCGGGGGCGGAGGCGGCGGCTCCTGGTGA
- a CDS encoding LemA family protein, which yields MIPTLIVIAVLVILALFVITGFNKLRKADIAAQEALGGIDIQLTRRADLIPNLVETVKGYAAHERGVFDEVTQARAAAAGAARGNDVAAKAAAEQQLDQALVRVMAVAENYPELKASANFESLQTQLADTENQLSFARQYYNDAVAKLNGLVRTIPWMLMTGMAGVKEREFYEAPEGNVAPPTVSF from the coding sequence GTGATCCCCACCCTGATCGTGATCGCCGTCCTGGTGATCCTCGCCCTGTTCGTGATCACCGGCTTCAACAAGCTGCGCAAGGCCGACATCGCCGCGCAGGAGGCGCTCGGCGGCATCGACATCCAGCTGACCCGCCGCGCCGACCTGATCCCGAACCTGGTCGAGACCGTCAAGGGGTACGCCGCCCACGAGCGCGGGGTCTTCGACGAGGTCACCCAGGCCCGCGCGGCCGCCGCGGGTGCGGCGCGCGGCAACGACGTCGCCGCGAAAGCCGCCGCCGAGCAGCAGCTCGACCAGGCGCTGGTCCGCGTGATGGCCGTGGCCGAGAACTACCCCGAGCTCAAGGCGTCGGCCAACTTCGAGTCGCTGCAGACCCAGCTCGCCGACACCGAGAACCAGCTCTCCTTCGCCCGGCAGTACTACAACGACGCCGTCGCGAAGCTCAACGGCCTGGTGCGCACCATCCCGTGGATGCTGATGACCGGGATGGCCGGGGTGAAGGAGCGGGAGTTCTACGAGGCGCCCGAGGGCAACGTCGCGCCCCCGACCGTCTCGTTCTGA